The sequence CCAGAAGACGCTCCTCGGAAAAATCGGGATGAAAGGAACGAACCTCGACGATGGCCAGGTCCCCGGCGGTCAGGGTTCCGGTCTTGTCGAACACCACCGTATCGGCCAGGGCCAGGTGTTCCAGGGCCTCGCCCCCCTTGATCAGGACCCCTTCCCGACCGGCGCGGATCATGGCCGCCTTGAACGCCACCGGGGTCGATATCTTGATGCCGCAGGAAAAATCGACAAGCAGCGACGATGCGGCCCGACGGCTGTCCCGGGTCGTCAACCAGATGAGTCCGCCCATGCCGAAGGTCCAGCGAACCCGCTTGCGGGCAAGGGTGTCGGCCAGGCGCTGATGCCGTGACGGGACATCGGCGGACTGGTCGATAAACCGGGCGATCCGCGCCATGGCGGTCCGTTCCCCGACCCGGACGGCACGGATGGTCAGTCGTCCCTCTTCGACGACACTTCCCGAGAGGGCCGGTTTTCCCGCCTCCTTGCGTACCGGCAGTGGTTCGCCGGTCAAGGAGGATTCGTTGACCAGGGCCACCCCGGCGACGACCTCCCCATCGACCGGAATCATCTCCCCGACTGCCACCACGACCCGGTCATCAAGACGAATGGCATGACCGGGAACCCGCGACAACTGACCATCCGCCTGTTCCACCCATGCCGACTCGGGAAGCGTGGGAAGAAGGCGATGCAGGGCATCGTCGGCCCGCCGTTCGACTGCCCGTTGCAGATGTTCGCCCAGATCGACCATCAAACGGGTCGTCAAGGCGGCCATGAACTCGCCGCGCCAGGCGGAAATTCCCACTGCCGCGGCATCCAGGGCCTCGACCGTGAGGCCATTCCTGGCCAGACTTTGCACCCCATGCGTCAGGGATGGAAGAATGCGCCACCAGGTCAGGGCGGCACGCCATCCCGGAGGGAGAAAACGGGCCACCACCAGCAGGGCGCCACCCGCGAACGGAAAGGATGGATGGGACGGATGGTGATGGCGCACCGGAACCCGCCGGGCCACCGCCTCGGCGGGCAGGGAACTCAAGGCACGATGGACCCGTGCGACCGTATCGGCCAGACCATCGTGCCGCACCACGATGTCTCCCAGATGGGGGTTGATCCGAACCGCCACAACCCCGTTCAGGCCCGACAGGATGGCCCGGATCCGCCGGCCATCCTGCCCACGGAGCCATGGCGCCCGCAACCTCAGGCGCCGGGGAAGACGATGCACCACGAGGATGCCCTTCAACCGTTCCATGTCAACCTCGACGTTCCGATTCGACTTCCGCCTGGGCATCCTGATAGCGTTCCTTGA comes from Magnetococcales bacterium and encodes:
- a CDS encoding heavy metal translocating P-type ATPase, whose translation is MERLKGILVVHRLPRRLRLRAPWLRGQDGRRIRAILSGLNGVVAVRINPHLGDIVVRHDGLADTVARVHRALSSLPAEAVARRVPVRHHHPSHPSFPFAGGALLVVARFLPPGWRAALTWWRILPSLTHGVQSLARNGLTVEALDAAAVGISAWRGEFMAALTTRLMVDLGEHLQRAVERRADDALHRLLPTLPESAWVEQADGQLSRVPGHAIRLDDRVVVAVGEMIPVDGEVVAGVALVNESSLTGEPLPVRKEAGKPALSGSVVEEGRLTIRAVRVGERTAMARIARFIDQSADVPSRHQRLADTLARKRVRWTFGMGGLIWLTTRDSRRAASSLLVDFSCGIKISTPVAFKAAMIRAGREGVLIKGGEALEHLALADTVVFDKTGTLTAGDLAIVEVRSFHPDFSEERLLAITASLEEHASHPLAEAVVREGNRRSLPHVPHGEVEFIVAHGLFATVDGAEIRVGSRHYLEEDERISFAQWNESLEELLERGLILLLIAHDRKAVGVVALEDHPRPEAQAMVTALRRLGIRHLAMLTGDRRAKAQATGSALGMDRVYWEMIPERKAEAVEELKRAGHRVIFVGDGINDAPALAVADVGIAMPRGAEIARDTADVVLLQDRLDGVLIARAIALRTLEVVRGNFSTAVSLNSAILTGAGLGWLSPVATSVLHNGATLGVLARSWGLNSWNPDRFLSTRGDL